CGGACATCAATGAAAGCTTGTGCCATACACAGGCCGGGGTCCGAGACGGAATACAGGCCGGACTATCATGGTAGGACATGATCCCAAGGGGACCCGTAATGGGACCCGCCGGGGACCGAAGGCGCAGCGGTGAAGGGCGATTTTGACGATGAATGCTGACGGTAGCCATTTGGAAGGCCAATGGACGCGGGTCTGTACGCGCATGCGCGGCGAGATCGGTGAGGCGGCCTTTCGCAGTTGGCTGAAGCCCATGGCGGTACATGGTGCCGAATCGGGCATGGTGCGCCTGGCGGCCCCGACCCGATTCATGCGCGACTGGGTGCTGGATCACTATGCCGATCGCCTGCGGGCCTTCTGGGGCGACGAGAATCCAGAGATTCGCACCATTGACGTGGTGGTACAGCAAAGCCGTACGCCGTCGGTGCTCAAGGAATCCAGCGTGCCCGAATCGCCTGCCGCCGGTCGGGCCGAGGCCGGCGCGGCGCGGGCGTTGAATCAGATGCAGGCCGATGACGGCATTTCCGTGCCCTTGGACCCGCGTTTCACCTTCGACCGATTCGTCATCGGCAAGCCCAATGAGTTTGCCTATGCCGCTGCCCAACGGGTGGCCGAGACCAAGAATGTGGCCTTCAACCCGCTGTTTCTCTATGGCGGGGTCGGGCTGGGCAAGACTCACCTGATGCATGCCATCGCCGCCCATATCCGCGACAACGATCCCAATCGCCGGGTGGTCTATCTGTCGGCGGAAAAATTCATGTACCGCTTCATCCGCGCCCTGCGCGAACAGCGGGCGGTGGACTTCAAGGAGCATTTCCGCTCGGTCGATGTGCTGATGATCGATGACGTGCAGTTCATCGGCGGCAAGGAATCGACCCAGGAAGAGTTTTTCCACACCTTCAATGCCCTGGTGGATCAAGGGCGGCAGATCGTGGTCTCCGCCGACAAATCCCCGTCGGACCTGGAGGGCATGGAAGAACGCCTGAAATCGCGCCTGGGGTGCGGTCTGGTGGCCGATATCCATGCCACCACCTACGAGCTGCGTCTGGGCATCCTCGAATCCAAGGCCGAGCACCTGGGCATTCAGGTGCCGCAAAAGGTCTCCGAATTTCTGGCCCACAAGATCACCTCCAATGTCCGCGAGCTCGAAGGGGCACTCAATCGGGTCATTGCCCACTCTCAGCTGGTGGGTCGCGACATTTCGGTGGAAAGCACCCAAGAGGTGTTGCACGACCTGCTGCGGGCCAACAACCGCCGCATTACCATCGAAGAGATCCAGAAAAAGGTCGCCGAGCATTTCAATATCAAGATGGCCGATATGCATTCCGCCCGTCGGGCCCGGGCCGTGGCCCGCCCGCGGCAGGTGGCCATGTATTTGTCCAAGCAACTGACCAGCCGGTCACTGCCCGAAATCGGCCGTAAATTCGGCGGTCGCGACCATACGACGGTGATGCACGCGGTGCGCAAGGTGGATGAGTTATGCGACGGTGATGCCGGTTTCGCCGAGGACGTGGAACTGCTGCGTCGGATGCTGGGTGGCTGATCCCGGAATCTCGCCGAGTCGCCGACGTTTTTGCTTCGGAATTCAGAGCCTTTCCCCCTATAATGGGCCCCCTTTGCCGGTGCGCCGTTCAGGCTGTTGGTGAAGAGGGGTTATCGTCCATTTCTTCAGTTCATAGTCGGATCTTCTGATACCCATGAAAATCACTCTGGAACGCGCGGACCTGCTGAAGGTCTTGAGCCATGTGCAGAGCGTCGTGGAACGCCGCACCACCATTCCCATCCTGTCAAATGTCAAGATAGAGGCCGGAGATGGTCGCCTGGGCCTGAACGCCACCGACATGGATCTGGACATGGTGGAGAGCCTGGAAACCGACGTGGAGGCACCCGGTGCCACCACCGCGCCGGCCCATACGCTGCACGATATCGTCCGCAAGCTGCCCGATGGGGCCCAAGTCTCGCTGGAGACCTCCGGCGACGATTCCGAGCTGACCCTGAAAGCCGGTCGCTCGCGCTTTACCCTGGCCTGCCTGCCGACGACGGATTTCCCATTGATGGCCAGCGGCGATCTGCCCCATACCTTCGCCCTGTCGGCGGGGGAACTGCGCGGACTGATCGACCGGACCCGCTTTGCCATCTCCACCGAGGAAACCCGCTACTACCTCAACGGCATCTATTTGCATGCGGCCCAGCGCGACGGCGTGGATGTGTTGCGTGCCGTGGCCACCGACGGTCATCGCCTAGCCTCGGTCGAGGTGCCGCTGCCGCCCGGGGCCGCGGGCATGCCGGGCGTCATCGTGCCGCGCAAGACCGTCACCGAATTGCGCAAGCTGATCGACGAGACCGGCGACGATGTTTCGATCTCCCTGTCCGAGACCAAAATCCGCTTTGCCTTCGATTCGGCGGTGCTAACCTCGAAACTGATCGACGGCACCTTCCCCGACTATGAACGGGTGATTCCGCAGGCCAACGACAAGCTGGTGGACGTGGATCGTCGTTTGTTGGCCGAGGCGGTGGATCGCGTATCGGCCATTTCGGCGGAGAAATCGCGGGCCATCAAACTGGGCATCGTCGATAGCACGCTGACCCTGGCGGCCTCCAGCCCCGATGCCGGTTCGGCGACGGAGGAAGTGGAAATCGCCTATGGCG
The sequence above is drawn from the Magnetospira sp. QH-2 genome and encodes:
- the dnaA gene encoding chromosomal replication initiator protein DnaA, producing MNADGSHLEGQWTRVCTRMRGEIGEAAFRSWLKPMAVHGAESGMVRLAAPTRFMRDWVLDHYADRLRAFWGDENPEIRTIDVVVQQSRTPSVLKESSVPESPAAGRAEAGAARALNQMQADDGISVPLDPRFTFDRFVIGKPNEFAYAAAQRVAETKNVAFNPLFLYGGVGLGKTHLMHAIAAHIRDNDPNRRVVYLSAEKFMYRFIRALREQRAVDFKEHFRSVDVLMIDDVQFIGGKESTQEEFFHTFNALVDQGRQIVVSADKSPSDLEGMEERLKSRLGCGLVADIHATTYELRLGILESKAEHLGIQVPQKVSEFLAHKITSNVRELEGALNRVIAHSQLVGRDISVESTQEVLHDLLRANNRRITIEEIQKKVAEHFNIKMADMHSARRARAVARPRQVAMYLSKQLTSRSLPEIGRKFGGRDHTTVMHAVRKVDELCDGDAGFAEDVELLRRMLGG
- the dnaN gene encoding DNA polymerase III subunit beta, which codes for MKITLERADLLKVLSHVQSVVERRTTIPILSNVKIEAGDGRLGLNATDMDLDMVESLETDVEAPGATTAPAHTLHDIVRKLPDGAQVSLETSGDDSELTLKAGRSRFTLACLPTTDFPLMASGDLPHTFALSAGELRGLIDRTRFAISTEETRYYLNGIYLHAAQRDGVDVLRAVATDGHRLASVEVPLPPGAAGMPGVIVPRKTVTELRKLIDETGDDVSISLSETKIRFAFDSAVLTSKLIDGTFPDYERVIPQANDKLVDVDRRLLAEAVDRVSAISAEKSRAIKLGIVDSTLTLAASSPDAGSATEEVEIAYGGDSVEIGFNSRYLLDILQQVEGDSAQMALSDAASPTILRDAGDASAIYVLMPMRV